In Camelus dromedarius isolate mCamDro1 chromosome 4, mCamDro1.pat, whole genome shotgun sequence, the DNA window ATATGATGCGTCTCACTCGTGTGTTAAGTTCTCAATAAACCTAGCTATGGTATAATTGTTTACCTTGTGTATTCTTCTGATCAgctatttaaaagaattatttctgATCCTGATACAGTATGGTATTACCTGAGTTAATGTTCAATAATGTTTCAGCTAAACCTGCAGTTTCCGTCTTTAGAATCTGAGTAGAACAGGAGGCTAATATACTACAGTGAGAACtcaacaaacaaaacccaaataccTGTTGAtattctcccccacctccactccagtGCCAAacaaacttctaaaaaaaatttattcaggATTGTTGCTTCTGCTTCCTTGAGAGCAATGGCTAAGTCTTGTACCCCACCATGTCTCTAGTTCCTATCCCAATACCAGAAACACAGTAGGCATCAATGACGTTTTTGTGTTAACATAGTGAACAATTTGGGAAACAAATGCTCAAGGGCAGCGAATCTTTGAGAAATGATCATTTCATGTCTTTAGTTTTTTGTAACTAGATTGTGAGCTCCAGGGGGCTGTGCTACCTTCTATCTCACACACCACCTAGAGCCATGTTTTACCCATAATTATCTACCTGTTTAAACAAGTAGTTTTGCTATATTAATGTACTTAAAGTGATTCCATTGTGGCGTCAGGCTAGCTAAATTCTAGAAGTAAGGTGGCACTTCCCACTCCAATGAATCTCTGATTCTAATTATACCAACCTGTATTTTGATGTTTGTTGTCTCTCCGCCTAATTCTTGCATAGTATTTCCTCTCTTACTGAGGACAAGATTTAGGTTTTCGGGATCTGTTTCATCTGCCATTATTTGGCAAGAGTTGTTATCTTTCTCATCAAGAGCCAACAGTTCTGCAGCTAAACAACCTAATAGTTCATCTGTCAATTCTTCATTCTTTACAGAGTCTAGAATCTCTTGGGAAACTGAATCTGCATCATTTAATGTTTTTCCAAATGTCTGATATATAATTGACTTATTAGCTAAATGACCATGATCCAAAGAATGTGCCCAATGTTGATATACTTGGGAAGTTGCACTTTCTTGTTTCTCTTGGAAAGAGAAACTCACAAGTATTTTAGACTTATCTGAAACACTTTCAAACTCTACGTCATTAGTTAAAATTTGGTTGGCATTTATTTTACCAAGAGATGCTGGGTTGTGCTTTTCTTGCAGCATATGGTTGGATCTCTTCTCACTGGGCACCACCCAGCTGTTTTCTGAAAGGACAAGCGGGGTCTGGTGACGGAGCTCTTCAAGATCACGCAGATCTCTGACTCTTGTGGCAAGAACGTGATTGTTGGAAATGTCTCCTTCATCAGCAAACTCTTCCACAGAGAATTCTTCAATAATGGACAggtctgagacaggaaggaattCGTTCTGTTCAGTGGTCTGCTCATGGGTCTGAACCAGGTTCATGGGCTGAACTTCATCTTTGGAGGATAGAAAGTCATTTCCTGAAGGCTTTATCTGCCACTCTGGTTCTGAAATACCATCACCATTTTCAGTGTCTTGTAGGTGGCTACCTACAGCCTTGCAACCCTTTTCTTTAGAAATTAAACTTCTGTGCTTTTGTTTAATGCCAAGCAAAGACTTTGTGGGTTTAATATGTGGTCTTTTCTGAGAAAGTCTTATTcggctgctgctgctcctctcaCTCTGTGCAGACCGACATTTATTAGTGATACATCTGCCCGATGGAGCTGAGTGTATCTCCCggtaatatttgttttcatgctgTTCAGCTTCTCGTATGTGACAATAAACAGGAGTCCCAAACATTTCATAGATTCCAGGCCCATTTTCAGTTGAACTGATTTCTTTGAACATGTCACTGTACTTCAGATCTAAGTAATTTAGCCTTGGCTCTGTTGGTTgagcagagagaggaacagaagTCTTTTTTATTCCTGGATTTTTACAGATGCAAGGGAATGACTGCTTTTTAGGTTTCAGAGCCCAGTAAGTAGACTGCTTCTTTTCTATCTGCGTCATTCTCTTTTGAAACTTAGGTCTGGGGTCCACCAGCCCCAATGCAGGAAAAACTTGAGTTTTTATGCTGGTTTTATGCATGGAAGGCTTCATGGGCCCTTCGATGGAAATCATGAAATTCTGAGGTGTCCTGTTACTGGTCTTGGTCTTTGAATCCAACTTACTTCTATGGGTTTTCGCCTTACGCCTGTCATTTTCTTGGTGTGGGAGTATGTTGAAGCTTCTGTTGTTATGAAGGATTCCCTTTCTTTTTTGGAGGCTTGGTTTGGTTATTGCTGGCTCCTTGGGAATTCCATCTCCAGGGAAAGTGATGTGAATAAGAGGCACCATcccattcatttctgttttgattGGCTCTGCTGttgatatttttatgtttgtatcCATGCTGCTCTGATCTTCTGGGAACTTTTCCATAGGGCCATCAGGGACTACACTGGACAAACCTTTAAGAACACTATTCTCTTCTGATATATGGTCTGGCTCGATTGCTTTGCCTTCAGGTGCTGAAGTACTTTTTGAATCAGCTTTATCATTTCTAGTCTCTACACCCTGGCTTAGAGTTATTTCTGAATGCAGGGCTTCTTGGAACTTGATCGGTTTGGTATATCCAACTTCTAAATCTTCTTCATAGTTTCTGGCTACTGAaccctctttctttcctgatgaAAGATACCGAGAgttctcttctgcttttctcaGTTCATCACCACGGCAGTCAATATCTACTTCCTTATCTGTAGGAAAATTGCCTTCCTTGAAATTCTCAAAGAACACCAAAGACTGTCCTGTTTCAAAGTGAGATATTTCAATGTTGACACATCCTTCTGTCTCCTTGGACTCCCTATTCTCCTCCATCTCTGGGTGTTGTCTCTGATGGTGAGCCTTCCAAAAAGAGCACATGTTTCTAGACCAAAAAGAGCTATCAAAGGACCTGAGAGTCTGATCCACTAACATCTTGAATGGTGCTTCCCTCTGCTTGTTTGATGGTCTAAATTCATCAGGTCGACTAACAGGTTCTGAGAGCTTAGGTATGAAGGATATGAGGCTTGGaatatttatttctgtctctttttgatCCTTGTGATTTGGGGGGAGTGTAAACAGACCAGATCTCATGGGCAAGAGTGACAGTGGTGGCAGAGGGAActaaaagggaagagagaaaaagtgaatgaatgcaAAAAGACATATGCATATCATGTTAACTGGTTTAAAGCAATCTGAAGAGATTTTAAGATCTCTTTAGGAAGGCATTTAAAGTACAAAGTTATCCTGGagatcacaatttaaaaaactaaaatctcATTCCTAGTGTTTTCCTAGGACCAAAGTAAGACAATAGTTTTAAAAACCAATATTAACAAAAATTCatggatatatatttaaaataaaggccCTCTAATgttaacattaaaaatttaagatgagacattttatttctattctcttttctgtttacTTTGCATGGAATTGATCTACGATTTTTTAAATCCCCACTTAGAACAGCTTAAAATTGCTATTACATTTACTCTAATGGTGATCAGTAGGTTACAGACTAACTCAGAATTTGTATCTGGAACACAACTACTCCTTCTGGTTTGGCTGAATTGTTTTCATGAGGGTGGCTTAGAAATGCACCACACCATACTGGAGAAAGTTAACACCCTACATGGTTTTTAATTCTCCTCAACCTTCCAGCTATTTTCAAAGTAAGcgagtttttattattatcaacCTCTAGAGGTCAGTGTAACTCAGTATATAATATTCAGCTTTTTGGTCAGTTAAGCTATAAACTCTTTAACTTTATACTTTTCATGTGGTCTTTCCCTGTGTATACAGATTTGATACCTAATTATGTCAGAATATTTATAGGCATAGATCACGAGTGGTCATTGAGAGCTATATGTCTAATTTTCATTCTATTGCCACCTATatgtaggaagaaaggaaaagaaaaggaagctgaCACTAGAAACAGGCATTAGAAATAGGTGGGACACATGCTACCTGCTAGTTTTTTTGCCTACatgcctttcttctctctctgaaaaaatacagattctccCAGTGCTTAAACACCTCCGTAGtagaagtttgtttgtttgtttttttaggcCAATAAACTCCTTTTCCAACACTAAGCAATACCTATACATTTTCTCAGGCTTATAGGATACAGAAGAGTCAGACAGTTGAGAGAATGGCAAGGATCTTTCCAAATGCTCTACTTACAAATTAGACAACTAGGAAAATCTTTCTACCAGTGGAAAAAGAATTACCTAATTGCTCAATATgttaaaagaagacaaattaaatatgtgtgaGAGCTACTCACTTCATTATATGGAGAACAGGAAACatcccagaaaaaaaatacacgtCAAGTTACAACTTTCCTAGAAATTATTTGCTGCTCTATAAACTATATGTGAGTTGTTGTTCTTCTGAGATATCATTGCCAAGGCTTTTGGCTCTGAGTTCTTTGATAGAATTTGTCTCTAAAAAGATTCTTTGGTTTTAATTCTTAAGTCAAAATGCTCAAACTAACCTTACCTCAATTCTTCGCCTACTATACTTCATATCAGAGGTAGAAAACTCTGTAacagaaaaatagtaataattagcTATTGTTAGTAGTAGAGTGACCACAGTCTGCCTTAATAAGCCAGAGCCTAGGGATGGAGTGATCTGGGTGCTGAGATTTGAGGAAAAGTGGTCAAAATGAAGAGTTTTTCCAGGTGTAATCCACATGGAGGTGGATATGGAAGAACTAAACAGAAAAAGTGACTACTGCCACTGAAGGGGGTTGTTGTTCTATATAGAATGTTGTATTTTACATATGCATGtgtttcataaatataaaatttgcatatatgtacatatttacttatatttatattccttctGGAAACACAAGACcactgaaacagaaaacagagcacTTATCACTCACCGGGCATCCTAGCACCAGTTCCCTGCATCCCAACTGCCCACAGGTTGACGCAAGGAGAACCAGATGTTCCCCTGCACAGGCAGTGAGGTTGCACCACAGGAGGAGATCGTGAAATTATGAATCTCAGAGCTTATATAGAGTGTTGGCAGTTTAACCCATCTTTCCCTTCCAAGAGAGACCTTTGCTATGAAATGTAAGCAAATGTCTCCAGGAGAAAGGGGAAATgtgtttctgggttttgtttgtttgtttgtttttgttttgatttgttttgttttgttttgttcttaccTTAAAAAGTAACCCAATAGCTCCTGCCAAAATAAACCTCAATCGTTTTGGAACAATCTACTAACTTCCAAGGCATCTTTGCCATTCGGTCATCTTTTAACCTAAGTCTCCTAGTGCTTTTTGCTCAGAGAGCCCAGACTTGCAGAAATGCGAAAATATTTATGTCTCCCAACTGTTGTTTGGACTCAAACATGAGAGAGCTCATAAATTCTGGAGGAGCAGGGGGAAGGACTAGATGGGATTTCCTAGGTAGAAGGTGTTCTCTTCTTACCAAAACATCAGAATGGTCCCTAAAGCCCCACTCACCACCTCGGCTTAAAGCTGAAGCTAAAAGCTCCAACATGTCCAGGATCAAAGCAGGTGACATAAATGGATGAAGTGGGGAAGGTAGGGAAAGTGGTGAACTGAAATCATGTACCCCGTCTAGAGAGACATCCATTACCCAGTTCTACTTGATGTTGTCCATTCCAGACGGGTAATCTAGCACTGCTGGACCTTCCAGTTGCCAAGAGAGGTCAGAGAGCTGGAGACTTTATGTTAAAGCTCCCCCTGCCCATCTCtgttttttaatactttgaagGTTGACCAAAATATGTCTGTAGGCCTTTTTTTTAGCTATAggctgccattttgaaatttcacTTAGAGAGATCTCTCTAAGATGTACCACAGGTAGAGAAGCCTGTACCACAGATGAAAAATGGTCACCTCAGAAGAGGATCCCAATAGGAAAGGCACGGCATTTCCCTCAGCCACAGCTGGCCAAAGCACCTGCCCCAAATTCTTTACACGTTTATTtaaccaatatttactgagtgcctcctgAGTAGCCAACACTGTCCCAGAAGATGGCAATATAATTGTGAACAACAAAGGCAAAATTCTTGCCCTCACAGAGGTTGTACTCTAGAAGTAGAGACTTCCTGCTGAAAAGATATTACAAGTTAATACCAGAAATACAACTgaatataatttatagttgggtgtatatgtataactctctgagtgaaaaaaaaacttccagatagtattataaatatttagatgGATATTATCCAGTGTTGGTAAGGAATGACATGAGATAGGAAGGCACTCTTAAATATTTCTGGTGAGAATGTACAAGTAAGATCTTTCCAGCAGGTAATTTGCCGGTATATATtgaaagtcttttaaaatgtatatagaatTCTAGTTAAAAGATTGAATGTACACGCTTTTCTCCACTCTTTCCACAGACCTCACCAAAGTGATGGTAAAGGAATATTTAGAAAGGTAAAGAAGAACAACAAGAACCCAGGAGATAAAATGGCATATGAGCAAAGCCAACAGAATTTTGAAGGGTGAAAACCATAGGGATGAGTAACACCTGATTTAGTTGCCAGCTTTCTGTGTTCTGCTCACTGTCTGCAGGAGGGAGAACTCAGCAAGAAATCAGAACCCCAGAAAGGAGCAGGAATTGAAGACACCAGGTACCTCTGAAGGTGGGGATGCAGGTGAGGCTGAAACCAGGGGCTGCTTCAGAGTCTGTATAAGGAGTAGGTTCCAGATGCCCTGTCCTACCCTACTAGTCAGGAGTTGCTCTTCTCCATTTCTGGCTGGAAGTTAATTCTCTGGAGAGCTTGAAACAAAGACGCTGAGGAGCTAGGTGTGGCTGAGAGCAGATACAGGATGCTGGAGTGGAAATATGAGGATAAATGAAAGCCATCACACTGACATGTGACACTCCAGGCTTATAACCTACAGGCAAGAGCTTGGATTCTCCTCCTCTCAGGAAAACTAGTCAAGAGAAATCTATGCACACTGACACTTGGAAAATGAATCCCTCACCCAACTGTCCAGGTCTCTGCCCATTCCCCAAGCTCCCTTCGTGCTTTTTAGTCTGCCTTTCTTAAATGCAAATGGATCACCGAGGATCAACTGATATACAGGAATTGCCTCAATGTGAAAATACCgagaacaaaataaacacaaagaaaagagatCAGAGGAAATAGAGACACTGAAAAACTACCATTAATATACTCCATGAACCTTTTTCAGAAAGCTACTGGATAACGTACCCTCCTAAACTGAGGGCATAAACCAAGGGAGAGGAAACCAGGTACCCAGTACACAGGGGTCCAACACAGCAGGGGAGTCAAGGGCATTTTCAGGATAACAGTGAGGAACTCCCAGAGAGGCAGTGGGTCAGGAGGTCCAAAGACCAAGTCACACAGAATGAAACAGGAAGGCAGAGCGTTCCAGGAGCAAGGTCC includes these proteins:
- the MAP3K19 gene encoding mitogen-activated protein kinase kinase kinase 19; this translates as MNKNKLIHDFLEVVSRGDVELICDHITKIHSVLGNLDFQHPMTGNTPLITAAEENLAEVVGFLLEKGADITLCNYSNQTAVHVANCDVQRQLLAISGIKAPQMQLLQSSWQGDLEQLQHLLMSEEFLDINFPNQHGLTPLMLAVRDVDLFESLDMLTLYRPVEVLSELLRHHADPKLCDFSGKSAIHYVSQIESFRKQQLLDILMNSMPKPERHAESLLDICHDTNSSPTDMMTITTNQNIILQSISSSEEFDQDEDCSHSILASEEGEPGGDGHDWQPRTEGVEIIVTFPRDVSHPQEMSQEDLQENNQITSVHQEWAQAHSVSLPSETEMVSSRTKTVTTQPVLLHKEETSKELCNVNLGFLLPRLCLEPNISKSVAREDIPHFLKRQQRKSEEFSTSDMKYSRRRIEFPLPPLSLLPMRSGLFTLPPNHKDQKETEINIPSLISFIPKLSEPVSRPDEFRPSNKQREAPFKMLVDQTLRSFDSSFWSRNMCSFWKAHHQRQHPEMEENRESKETEGCVNIEISHFETGQSLVFFENFKEGNFPTDKEVDIDCRGDELRKAEENSRYLSSGKKEGSVARNYEEDLEVGYTKPIKFQEALHSEITLSQGVETRNDKADSKSTSAPEGKAIEPDHISEENSVLKGLSSVVPDGPMEKFPEDQSSMDTNIKISTAEPIKTEMNGMVPLIHITFPGDGIPKEPAITKPSLQKRKGILHNNRSFNILPHQENDRRKAKTHRSKLDSKTKTSNRTPQNFMISIEGPMKPSMHKTSIKTQVFPALGLVDPRPKFQKRMTQIEKKQSTYWALKPKKQSFPCICKNPGIKKTSVPLSAQPTEPRLNYLDLKYSDMFKEISSTENGPGIYEMFGTPVYCHIREAEQHENKYYREIHSAPSGRCITNKCRSAQSERSSSSRIRLSQKRPHIKPTKSLLGIKQKHRSLISKEKGCKAVGSHLQDTENGDGISEPEWQIKPSGNDFLSSKDEVQPMNLVQTHEQTTEQNEFLPVSDLSIIEEFSVEEFADEGDISNNHVLATRVRDLRDLEELRHQTPLVLSENSWVVPSEKRSNHMLQEKHNPASLGKINANQILTNDVEFESVSDKSKILVSFSFQEKQESATSQVYQHWAHSLDHGHLANKSIIYQTFGKTLNDADSVSQEILDSVKNEELTDELLGCLAAELLALDEKDNNSCQIMADETDPENLNLVLSKRGNTMQELGGETTNIKIQRYSNGFGIYDKEEKFFNSHEKKTISENSLKYEEPILWTKGEILGKGAYGTVYCGLTSQGQLIAVKQVALDTSDKLATEKEYRKLQEEVDLLKALKHVNIVAYLGTCLEENIVSIFMEFVPGGSISSIINRFGPLPEMVFCKYTKQILQGVAYLHKNCVVHRDIKGNNVMLMPTGIIKLIDFGCAKRLAWAGLNGTHSDMLKSMHGTPYWMAPEVINESGYGRKSDIWSIGCTVFEMATGKPPLASMDRMAAMFYIGAHQGLMPPLPEHFSENAADFVRVCLTRDQHARPSAVQLLQHSFLKTSH